Part of the Candidatus Margulisiibacteriota bacterium genome is shown below.
AGCCCTGCGTTAACACCGAGGGTCATCCCCATTCCTGCAGCCGCCGGTGCCGCCTTTGGGGCGGGTGCCGGTGCAGCCGGAGCCGGTGCTGCCGCAGCAGCCTCTTCTGCTTCTAATTTTGCTTTCAGCGCTTCCCATCTGCGCAACGTTCCCTGCTTTTCCGCCTGCATCTGCTTCATCTTGACGGTATTGCCCTGTTTCCTGAACTTGATGATCTTAGCATCAACAACTTTCAGGTAGTCCCTTACCGCCTGCTTTTCCTCTTCGAGGGTTCTTGCAAAGGAAGAAGCGGCAACTGTTGCGACAAAAGCGATAGCCAAAAGCACTGCTATTGTCTTTTTCATTTTGTGGTTCTTCCGGTTTTTAGATTTTCGGGTTCCCGGGTTTTCTATTCCGGAGTATCCTAGTTTCCTCCGCAAACGCTTCCCGTTCTTCCGCGTTCTGATGGTAACCGGTCGTTGTTTCACCACCTTTCAAGTCCATCAAAACTCCTTCAATCATACCCCCTGCCCCCTGTTTTTGTCAATACCCGTTCTTTCTCCCTTGCCATATTACCCAAATGTATTATAGTATTAAGGCATGACCCCATTTTCCCTGTTCAAACAGCAGCCGAAACATCCTTTCTACGAGGAAGAACGCAACATATATGTGGGCAACCTCAACCTTGAGGGGGACCAGCTCAAAGACCTGCATCACCTTAAGGGCATCTTTAAGCGCATTCTTCACAAAAGAATAGACCGCTTCCACCCTGACAACAAAAGGGTCATCACCAGATTCCTTGAGATAGGCAGCCCCTCCCATCTGCGCTCGGTCATAAAAAGAGCAGTTGAGCTTGGCAAGGAAGAAACCCAAAAGAGGACAGCCGAGGTCATAAAAGAATTCTCGAAAAGACACCACAACTTCGAGGAAATACTTATGAAGAACTACCTGAGAGTGGAGGGGATAGCCGCCTCTTTCGGCCATTTTCTGTACAGGGAAAAGAAGCTCTTCATCGGCTCTCTTTTTACGCTGGAATATTCGCATGAATCGACCAGCCTCTTTAATCCTTCCGTTGTCCTGTATCCCAAGCAGAACGACCTGAAAGAAGGCCAGTTGAGAGTGGTCTTCTGCTTCAGGGCCACGGGAGAGGGGCACATATCCTCCATAGTGTTCAGAAGCGCGATCATAGAAAGCAATAACGACATATATCTTGAGCCTGTGAGCCGCTTTGCCGCCACCCCTGACATCATTATGGACCCCAGCTATGACAAGGACAACTTTATTGAAAAGCTAAGGGACCTTAACTCCTATGACGATGCCGCGGCTTCGGTCATGGGGCAGTTGGGAGACACTTTTACCTACAGCGAACTCATGGAAAAGCTAAAAGACCCCAGGTCCCGGCTCAAATGGCTGGCAGACTGCAACTACGAGGTCCACTTTCCTGCCGACAGGCTGATCTCTGAAAGGGTCGTCTTCCCCGTATCTCCCAGCGAGAGCAACGGGATGGAGGACGCAAGGTTCGTACGCTTTGCAAAGGAGGACGGGACCTTTACCTATTACGCCACTTACACCGCTTACAACGGCTCGGCCATCCTGCCAGGGCTGCTGGAGACAAAGGATTTTCACCATTTCAAGATAAACACCCTCAACGGAAAATTTGCAAGGGACAAGGGCATGGCGCTTTTCCCCAGAAAAGTGAACGGAAGGTATCTGATGGTATCCCGCGCCGACGGGGAAAATCTTTTTCTTATGTATTCGGACAACCTTTACTTTTGGAACGAAGCCGTCAAACTGCAGGAGCCCCGCTATGCCTGGGAAATGGTAAAGATAGGCAACTGCGGCTCTCCTATAGAGACCAAAGAAGGCTGGCTGCTTTTGACGCACGGGATCGGCCCCATGCGCAAATACTGCATAGGAGTGGAGCTGCTGGACCTTAACGATCCCTCCCGGGTCATTGCAAAGCTTGAAGAGCCTCTGATAAGCCCGACGGAGGAAGGCAGGGACGGTTATGTTCCCAATGTGGTATACAGCTGCGGTTCTATCCTGGTAAGGGACAAACTGATAATCCCCTATGCTTCTTCGGACTCTGTTTCAAGCATCGCTATCATCGGCGTAAAGGAGCTTTTGGACCGGCTGCTGAAGCGCTGATCACTCCAGGTCTTCTATCTCGTGCTCTTCCATCATAGCAAGCAAAGCCAAAAGAAATGATATCGTGCTTTCCGCACCCTGGTTCAGGCTGGCCCCGCCCTTCATAAGCCCGTCGGAACAGCCTTTGGAAGCGATGTCGTACATCGGTATCCCAAGGTCGTTCTCTCCCAGGAACCAGTCAAAGGCCGTCTTCATCTTCTTCAGATAGCCGGTGTTGTGGGTAGTTCTGTAGGCAGACTGAAAAGCCATCACCATAGCGGTCACATCTATAGGCTGCTGGTCAAACTGCGCTTTTTTGCCCCCTTTGCGGTACCAGCCGTCGTTGCCTATCACCGAAAGGATGCCGTTGTTAAAGGTCAACTTTTCAAGAAAAGCAAGCGAGGCCTCGGCGGCTGAAAGCAGGCTTTCGTCCCTAAGTATCCCGTAAGCGTTAAAGAGCGCCATGGGCAGGACCGCGTTATCATAGCAGAGTATGTCCTCGAACCAGTCCCAGCCCGGCTGTGCGTGTTTCTTGTACGCTTCTTCCAGTTCCAAAGCCAGTTTTTTTAAAAGGCTGTAGGCCTGCTCGTCCGAATTAAATGTCCTAAGATAGCAGGACAAACCCAGGGCCGCAAAAGCTTTTCCTCTTAAGTTAAGCCCGGAGATCATGTTAAAAGACCTTCTTATCAGTTCGGCGGCAAAAGACCTGTAGGATTCGTCCTTGTTCCTCCAGATCAAAAATCCCAACGCCCAGACCGCCCTGCCGTTGGAATCATCGGAGCCTTTTTCTTCCAGCAGGTTCCTTTTGTAATCCATAAAATTGGCAAAGGAGCCGTCCTGCTTTTGCATATGTTTTATATAACCGCAATAGACCGGCAGCAGTTCCTGAGCCGCCTCCTCTTTGAGCAGGAAAACAGCCCATGCGGCAACCATGATCGCCCTTGCGTTATCATCCAAGCAGTACCCGGTGCTTCTGTCCGGTATCAGATACTTTGCGTGCTGTATGATACCGGTGTCATCGGTCAGCCTCTTGATGTGCGACAGGTCAAATTCCGGCAGCCCCATCGTGGAAGTGGACTTGGGGTAATGCAGATAGACCGCTTTCTTTTCCCCCGACACCTTTGACAGCAGTTCGGCGTATCTGGAAGAGACTTTTTTCCAGGTCATCTGCCTGCCGAACCCATAGGTCCTTGCCTGAAGTTCTTTTAATTTTTTCTCGTCCTTGAGCAGCCCCAGCAGCAGCTGTGAAAGCTTTTCGCTGTCGTTAAAATCAAAAAGCAACCCCTTGTTATCGCAGAGCATTTCTTCCGCGTACCAGTAAGGGGTGGACAGGATCGCGTTGCCCGCCCCTATCGCGTAAGAAAGGGTCCCGCTCACCACCTGCGCCTTGTTCATGTAGGGCGTAACATAGATATCGGAGGCGATCAGCCACTCATAAAGCTCTTCCAGCTTTACGAACCTGTCGTCAAAGATCACATGCGGTCTTAAATTGAGCTTGCCGACAAGCTTGACAAGGCTTTCCCTGTATCTTTCCCCGTGGTCCCTTTTGACATGGGGATGGGTCCTGCCCAGGACCACATAGGTCAAATCCGGGAACTCTTTTACCACCGGCGGCAGCGCCTTTATGACGGCCTCTATCCCCTTGTTGGGGGAAAGCAGACCAAAGGTCAGGATCATTTTTCTGCCTTCAAGTTTGAAGCGCTTTTTGTAATGAGAAGAATCCAGAGAGGTAAAATCGGGTGTGCCGTGGAATATCATCTCTATCTTTTCGGCAGGGGCTCCGTACACTTCCTTTAGGAGCTCTATGCTCTTTTTGCTCATGACCACGACCTTGTTGGATCTCTGGATAAGTTCGGACATTATCCTTTTCTGGTTGGCATTGGGCGTTTGAAGAACTGTGTGAAAGGTCGTAACCAGCGGCACCGTCAGTTTGGACAAAAGGGAAAGTATGTAGATGCCGTCCCAGCCGCCGAAGATGCCGAACTCATGCTGGAGGCAAACCACCTGAGCATTGCTGGTGTTTATTATGTTGGCAGCCTCGATATAATCCTTTTGCCTGTTCTGGTTGATAGAAAAGATGACTTCCTTAGGATAGTCGTAGAGCTTTCCCTCATCGTTGAGAGCTATGGCAAAAACACTTGACTTGTCCGAAAGACTCTTCATCACGGCCTTGCACAGGTCAGCTGTAAAAGTGGCTATGCCGCAGACCCTGGGAAGGTAATTGCCTATAAAAGCAACATTAAGGTCCTTTTTGCGCTTGAACATCTTTAGAAAGCCGTCGCTGTCCCTAGCTTGAAGTTAAGGCCTTTAAGGGAAGGTTCGCTGTCCGAATACTTTATCCCGGAATAACCTGCCTGCATGTTAAAGGTGGCAACATCCGCAAAAACATAGTTTAGCCCAACATACGCTTCTATCCCCCATTTGCCGGCGGCGGCATCGTTGACCTTGACCGGGAACAGATAGGCCCCTCCTATATAATAGGAAAGCTTTTGCTGGGGAGATACAAAGATATCTGTCAGGTTCACCAGAGCGCCGAGTTTAAGGTTTATCACCTTGACAGGAGCCTGCACCGGGGTCTGATCGGCTCCGCTTGCAAAGCCGATGCCCGTCCTTATCCTTACTCCGGTTGCCCCGAGGTTTGTTATGTCATAATCCAGGTCGGCTGATATCCCAGGGATTCCCGCGTCGTAACCTGCGTTAAGGCCAAGGAGCAGCCCTGATCCTTCTCGGACTTTTACTTTTTGTTTTGCGGGAGCAGCGGATTCTGCCGGCAAAGGGGCTGCCTCCGCACTGACAACAGGAGAAGGTTCCGCCGCCGGAACTGGCATCGGCACCGGTTTTACAACGGGAGAAACCTTTGCTTTAGGCGTCGGTTTAACAACTTTTTTTACCGGTTTTTTTGCTGCGGGCTTTTTCTTGGCTGCCGCAATTGTTGCAGCCGAAAAACCTGCGATCAAAAGCAACGAAAGAGCAAGCGCTATTAATTTCTTCATTATTATGATATCCTTCTATATTCTCAGCCGCCCGACACAAAATACTATCATTTCTCCCCAAAAGAGTAAACAGTTCTCCAGTCCTTCTTCATGTCAACTACCGTCCAGCCATTGGCTTTAGCCATGTCAAGGCCTTTGTCCAGTCGTCCGACCGCGGACTTGCGGTCATAAGCCCACTCGCGCTTGGCATCGGTATGATGAATGTACATGCAAAAAGAGGGGCCGCTGCCGGCAGCAGTCCACTGCATCATCGGCAGGTCGCCGTCCGAATTGCCGAACGAGGCGATCGGCCGTCTGCCGATGCGGGATTGTATTCCTAAGGGTTTCCCGTCCCTGTCGTTGATAAAGCCAAGCTGCGGAAGAGCAACGATCACAGGTTTTCCGTTGCGAAGCTCAAACTTCATCTTCAATTCACTGCCAATAACCTGCTCGGGAGGAATGCCGTAAACTTTTTCGGTCCACGGGAGCATGAATTGCCTGTCGCCGCCCGAAACAATGTAGGTCTTAAACCCGCTGGCTCGCAGGTAAGAAAGCAGCTCTATCATCGGCTGGTATACCATTTCCCTATATAGTCTCTTGGTCTTTGGATGTCTTGCCTTATTGATCCAGGCAGCCGCCACTTTTTCAAATTCCTCGGTGGTAAGCCCTTCCTGCGCGGCTACAAACATTTCCATAAGCGCCTTATCGCCGATAGAAAAAGCGGACTTTAAATCTCCTTTGAGTATTGAAGCAAAAGGCTGTTTCTTTTTCCACTCCGGGTGCTTAGGGGCAAGAGCCTTGATGCGGTCAGCGGCAAAGTAGTATTGAAAATATACCGGTTGCTCCGACCAGAGCGTACCGTCATTATCAAAGGTGGCAATACGTTTGTTTATTTGTACAAAACCGGGAGAGACAGGTTTTGTCACCTTTTCAACAAATGCAACGATGGCTTTCTTTGGCGCTGTGTTATTCCAGGACGGCAGAGGATCAACTGCAGCAAACGATGTGTTTGCTGTCAGCAGCAGGATTAGAAGAAACTTTAACGGGCCTCTCATTTTAATTTCGCCCTCATTTCCGGGCTCAATTGCTTAATAAGCTCTGCATTATAGGAACCGGTCGGCATCGGCTTTATTGTCGGATCTTTAGTCGGATTATAACCGTATATGTTAGCGCCGGTTATCTGCTGCGCCGCAACGGCATATTTGCGCGATCTTGCCGCGGGAGTCCCTTCTTTGACCGAAGGATCAACATTAGTTGTGACTATCGATACCGTGTTATCGCTGTTAAGATAGAGCTCAAAGGTACGCAGCTGTTGCGGAAAATCCCTAAGGGACGAAGTTTCAACTCCCCAAAATCCTTTTTCTGGAGCATTTGGATCAGGAGACTTAAAGGCTTTTACGGTATTTAAATGACGGTGCCCCGACAACCACATGAGCAGATTAGGATGGCTTTGAAGCTCGGCTATCAGCCCCGGCAGGGTAACTGCGTTTTGAGGATCGGTCCACCAGCCCATTTCGGACCTTGGAGCTGTCTCTTCTACTCCTATCGGCACATGCGCTGCGATCATCATGAGCTGACCGGCGGCATCACCGGCGGCCAGTTCTTTTTTAAGCCAGGTCCAGCGCTCCTGATCAAGAAAGCCATGCCCGTGGACATCGTAAGAGCCGTCGTTATCCTTTTGAGTATCATCAAGTACTATCACCTTGAGCGGCACGGATGACTTAGGCACAAAACTGTAGCAGGCAAATCCCCTGTCGGCATCGGCTTTGTTAAAGCCATGCCCTGAAGGTTTTGTTGAAGTATTAAAGAATTCCTTCATCCACTCCCCTCTTAGAAGCGAACGGCGGTTTGGGTCGGCCGCAACTTTTGGAACATCCTTAAAGCCTGTAACAGGTCCGGCATATTTGACATCACCGTAAGGGGTGGAACCGTCAACAACTCCCATATAATAATCAGGACTGTTAATGCCCAACGGATCCCTTAGGATATCTCCCATGGCAATGACTTCACTGGACACATAGGACTGGCGGAGATCTTTTCTGGGACCATAGTCAACGGGGATCGATCCGAGCCAAAAATGATCATGGTTGCCTATCGTCTGGTACCAGGGGATGGACTTATCAAGCCCTGCCGCTTTATAAGGCTTTTGATAATCTATCTTATCAGCCCCCAGATGAGCGCCAGAACTCGGTGTAATTACCTTGCCATCAAGAACATCGATATACCATCTTGTTTCGTTGTATTGCGTGCTATTTCCAGCATCTCCCAAAGACAGGCCAAAATCAAACGGCTCCTTTTTATGAAGAGCATTGATGGTTTGCACTGCCGCATCAAGGACATGCGTTGTATACAGCATGACCCCGGAGTATAGAGAAGCGCTGATCGACAAGGCCTTATAAATGCGCGAAAGAAATATCCCCTGATTGGGAGCCTCTTTGTCCGTTATATGAATGTCAGAAATAGTAAAGAACCTCAGAAGTTTTTTCCTTCCGGCAACTGACGGAGATCTATAACCGGCCGGCATGATATCTGTACGCACCGCGGCTTTGGCAGGAGCACCATAGGTCCAGTTCCCATAGCCGTATCGGTCATATTTTGAGATCTCATCAAGCCGGATCTTTACCGAAGGTCTTGGCCCGGGCACTATCGTCCGCTCAAGAGTTGTAGAAACCCTCGGATCGATAGGATATCCTCCAGGCGCAGAGCACCCCGCCAGAAAAAAGGTCAGCATCCCCATCACCAACACTAAACCGGCTTCTGCTAATTTGCGGACGGTCATTATAAGACCTTCTCTCTGTTAATTCTGGACCGCGACAAAAGGATTTTACCTTGTAAGGAACACTATGTAAAGGAATATTTGCTGATCTTGTACGGCCAACAGCTCCACTATTGGTCTTCTGAGGCTGGAGCGGAGGCGTCCGCAAGGCCCAGCCTCTGGGCAACCCGGTTTATCGTTATCCCCTGAAAAAGAAGAGAAAGGACAACGGCAAAAAAGATAATATTGAAAATATCCCTGCCGGCCTCAATTCCCGCAGCCACAGGATAAGTGGCCAGAACTATCGGGACCGCACCTCTTAGTCCGCTCCAACTGACAAAAACCTTCTCTTTTATGCTGAAGTTGCTGAACGCGGTGCACAGCAGGACCGCAACTGGCCTGGCTATAAAAGTGATGATGACAAAAAGCGCCAGCCCCTGGACCCAGATAACACCGAACTCTCTCGGAAATACCAGCAAACCCAGGATGACAAAGATGGCCGCATTGGCAATGGCAGAAAGCGCTTCAAAAAATGCGGAAACGGCCGCCCTGCGGTGAAGCACTTTTGAGTTGCCCATCACATAGCCTGCAAAGAAAGCGGACAACATTCCGCTACCCATGACCATATCGGCCGCTCCGTAGGACAAAAGCACGATGCCTATCGTGAACAGATAAAGATATCCCCTGTCCAGGCTCCTTATGCGCTCAAAAATATAGCAGCCGGCAAATCCTATCAGCAGGCCTATGCCTATGCCGGAGGCGAACTGCCAGAAGAGGGTGCTGCTTACCGCAAAGGGGTGCTGCATCTTGTCCCCGATCAGGGATACCATGACCATAGTAAGAACGATCGCCATGGGATCGTTGGTGGCAGATTCTGTTTTTGTCAGCATCTGAAGCCTGGGATTGGTCATAGGGAACCTAAGGATAGAAAAAACAGCGGCGGCATCCGTTGAAGAGATTATGCAGCCCAGCAGCAGCGCATGATAGAGCCCGTAGCCCAGCACCGCATGTAGTAGAAAGCCTGTGACACCCGCAGTGAGCGCCACTCCAATGGTAGAAAGCGCAATGGAGGGCCAGAACACTGCCTTAAGCACATCTTTTCTGGTGCCGAACCCGCCGATAAAAAGCACAAAGACAAGGCACAGGTCCGCGATCTGCTTTGCGAGCATGGAGTTGTCAAAATAGATCACCCCGGTAACATCGCTGCCAAAAAAGATGCCTGCCGCCAGCGCTATCGCCACCAGGGGCAGCCTCCACCGGCTGACAAGTTTGGCCGCCATCACTATCGAGATCAAAATAAGCGCGGATATAATGTACATGTCTTAATCAAAGCAGATAATGCTGTTATTGTCCAGACCACCCTTTCTAAAGCCGAAAATCATCCGATCAGGAATTTGACAAGGAAAGGCCTAGCGCTCCAGCGGCCTTTCAAATATCTTATTCCGTAAGCGGTGGCGATCAAAAAAAGCATGAAAAGAGCGTACAGTACTATAAAAACATCAAAACTCTGCCCCGGCCAGAATACTCCCAGCAAATATTTGATGAGCGCAAGGTGGAAGATATATGTAAAGAGAGAGCTTTCTCCCAACACCTGTAAGGGCTTTAAAAGCTTAAGTCCGGGATTTAGGTCCACCGCGGAAAAAAGCGTAAGGATGATGCCTATCGAGGTCACTATGTAGCCGATCGTCGGAAAGTAGAAGAGCTCGCTGTAATTTTCGCGGATCAAAAGCGGACCGGGATATACAGCCCACAAAGCCGCCCCGGATGCCAGGATAAAGAGCCCGATCAGGAGCGACTTTTTGCTGCCAAAGCGCAGAGGGCTGGCCAGCCTTGCTTTTTGAAGGACCGGGCCAAGGAACGAAAAACCTAGCCAGGGAAAAAGAGGAAAAAAGCCGTCGGCTATCCAGTTCTTGGCTGTCTGTACAAAGTCTACATCCAGATTAAAAAGATTGAACGGCCTCAGGATCAGCACATCATACTGCTGATAACCAAGCAACCATCTAAAGACCGGCCCCAAAAGAAAGATCAGGAATATTGCCGCCCAGCGGGAACGGTCGCTCAGTTTTAGGAACAGGTAGGCAAGAGGCATGGAAACGCCGATGGTATAGAGCACGTCCACGCTTATAAAAGGCAGAGTGTGCCAGATAAATACATCTATGAGCGCGGCCGCGCCCAGCGTCAGCAGCCCTCTTTCCAGGTAATATCTAAAATCGTGCTCCCCTGCAGAACCCTTAAGGGCTATCATAAGGCCGCTCAGCATTATAAAAAGCGGAGCCGCAAAAGTGCCGAAGAATCTGAAAAGAAAAGGAGGCGGCATTATTAGCACATAAGCTGACATATTGGCCGCCACCATGGTCAATATCGCTATCCCGCGCATGATGTCGATAGACACATCCCTCTTTTTCTTCTGATCGCTTTCCATTTTTTTCTCCTTTGCTTTCTTTGGCCTTTAACAGGACATTGTATTAAAGGTCCTGATCGTCTGTCAGCCTTCTATCTTTATTCCAAAAGGAGCAAGCAGGGCTAAGACATCGGGTATGGAAAATCGTGCCTGCTTCATCCTGTTACCGGCGGGATCAATATAGTAGTTGTAAGCGCCGACAAAATTAGCCTTTTCCAGGTTCGTTTTATGAAATCTGCTTGCCTTAAGGTCGGAGTTCGAAAAATCGGAACCGGAAAGGTCGGCGTTCACGAAGTCCGTATCCCTGATAGTGCATCCCGTGAATTTGCTGTTCTTCATCTTTAAGGCGCTAAAGTTGCACAGCTCTATCCTGCATTTTTTAAAGCCCCAGTTCAGCAATGACGCATTAACAGCAGAGAATATGACGCCGAGAAGCTTGCAGTTCTCAAAAACTGTCTGCTGAAAAGTTGAGTTATCGACCTTTATATTGGAAAGATCGCAGTTAATAAAACTGCAGTCTACAAAGGATGACCAGGAGAATTTGCTCTCATTGAAAGAACAGTTCTTGAACACGCAGTCAGAGAATTCTTTTTTACTGATGTCATGCTTATTCAGGACAACATCGGTAAATGTCACCCCCTCATACGCCTGCTCACTAAAGTTTTGAATAACCTGTTCGATCATTTGGACCATAATACCAATTATAGTCCGATGTGGTCAATGTTTAGGTGATCAGGCGGGAAAATTGCTGCCCTTCGACTCGGGGGCTCGCTCAGGGCAAGTAACCGACATAAAGGAGGGCTTTATTCATGAAAAGATCCAATAAGGTTGATGAGGGTGTTGAAAAATCCAACAGCCAAACAATTATACCTATCGAGATCATAGAAAACAGGATATTTCTGATCAGAGGATAAAAAGTCATGCTTGATAATGATCTTGCTGAATTGTACGGGGTAGAAACAAAGAACTTTAAAAGAGCTGTCAGAAGAAATATTTTCCGTTTTCCGCATGATTTCATGATCAAACTTACGATTGAAGAACAAAGTGCTTTAAGGTGCCATTTTGGCGCCTTAGAAAGAGGCAAACATTCAAAATATTTGATGTACGCTTTTACGGAACAGGGCATCTCAATGCTGTCCAGCGTTTTGAGCAGCAGAAGGGCTATATCCGTGAATATCCAGATCATGAGAACTTTCACAAAATTAAGAGCAATGTTATCTGGATATAAAGAGTTAAGAGAAAAGATTGAGGAAATGGAAAAGAAATATGACGGACAATTCAAGATCGTTTTTGAAGCTTTGAAGGAAATGCTATATGAAAAGGAAAAGCCAAAAGCAAAAATCGGTTTTTTAAGGGATTAAACTGGACGATTAGCCACGGGTTTGTGATATAATTTTGTTTATAATCCCCTGTAGCCCATCGACTCGCGCTTCGACAGGCTCAGCGCTCGCTCGGGGCTTAGAGGATAATTGTTTGGGAGTGGTAATCCCCTGTAGCTCAATCGGTAGAGCACCTGACTGTTAATCAGGTTGTTGCTGGTTCGAGTCCAGCCGGGGGAGAATCTTTTTTGTTGCAAACCATTGTTGATGTTAGGCGGCTTGGAGGCGTCGCAAGATGCCGACAAGCCGCCTGATCTTTATTATCACCACAAAACTTATGTTCCGCCGGAGGTTCGCGAAGCGGACCGGAGGCGGGCTCTACGCTCTCGGAATACAAAATTTTGACTTCTATTGTCTCTTTCGAATAAATGACCTTTTCGATGTGCCTTTTCAGTATTTCCCGCTTCTCATATTTACCCGCAAGAGCTGATGCTTTTACAATATTTTCAAGGGTTTTCATGAAGTTTTCGGCTGAAAAGCCATTTTGCGGTGATCGCACCCCCTGTAGTTCGAGTCCTGCGGTCGTATCCTTCTTTTCATTGTTAAGTCTAAAAATAAAATCTTCCGCGAACTGTTTGTTCTTTGACATCATGTCGAGATTATTGATGATAAAAGCTTCCAGGCGGTCCGCGCTTATCTGCCTTGTCCCGCACGCGGAGCAGTCTCTTTTATATGTGCTTGAGCATCTGTAATAGAAATACCGGGTCTGTTTCCCTTTCTTGTGTTTATTGCTGAACACAGAAGACATTATCGAGCCGCACTCTTTGCACTCGATCATTCCCGGGAACAGCGTATTATTAAAGGCCTTCCCTCTTTTAATCCGGTATTTCTTGAATTCCTGCGTATCATCAAATAGCTTTTGGCTTATTATCGGCTCATGCAATCCGTCATAGATGTTATCCCTGAATTTAATCTTACCCAGATAGATCACGCCTTTTCTTAATATCCAGGTGATCTCTGATTTTGAGAAGACCTGCTCTTTTCTGTAAAGGATCTTCTTATCTTTGAGCAAGTCATAGATTTTACCGATGGATTTTGTTTCGATAAAAACCTTGAATATGGTCCTGACGATCCTTGCTTCATCAGGATTTATGATAAGTCTCTTGTTCTCGAGCTTATATCCGTATGGAGCCGGTCCGCCATGCCAGAAACCTTTCTTTGCTCTTTCGATCATTTTATCTCTCGTCCTTTCACTGATAAGCTCCCGCTCAAACTGGGCAAAGGTGAGCATTATATTCCTTAACAGCCTTCCTGACGGCGTCGAAGTGTCAAACCTTTCAGTAACGGATATGAAACTGACATTGTGATTATCAAATATCTCTATGAGGTGATAAAAGTCTTTCGGAGACCTTGTCAGCCTGTCGATTTTATAAGCAATTACGGAGTTAATAAGTCCATGTTCTATGTCATAGAGCATTCTTTGAAGGCTTGGCCT
Proteins encoded:
- a CDS encoding heparan-alpha-glucosaminide N-acetyltransferase domain-containing protein, producing the protein MESDQKKKRDVSIDIMRGIAILTMVAANMSAYVLIMPPPFLFRFFGTFAAPLFIMLSGLMIALKGSAGEHDFRYYLERGLLTLGAAALIDVFIWHTLPFISVDVLYTIGVSMPLAYLFLKLSDRSRWAAIFLIFLLGPVFRWLLGYQQYDVLILRPFNLFNLDVDFVQTAKNWIADGFFPLFPWLGFSFLGPVLQKARLASPLRFGSKKSLLIGLFILASGAALWAVYPGPLLIRENYSELFYFPTIGYIVTSIGIILTLFSAVDLNPGLKLLKPLQVLGESSLFTYIFHLALIKYLLGVFWPGQSFDVFIVLYALFMLFLIATAYGIRYLKGRWSARPFLVKFLIG
- a CDS encoding pentapeptide repeat-containing protein; translation: MIEQVIQNFSEQAYEGVTFTDVVLNKHDISKKEFSDCVFKNCSFNESKFSWSSFVDCSFINCDLSNIKVDNSTFQQTVFENCKLLGVIFSAVNASLLNWGFKKCRIELCNFSALKMKNSKFTGCTIRDTDFVNADLSGSDFSNSDLKASRFHKTNLEKANFVGAYNYYIDPAGNRMKQARFSIPDVLALLAPFGIKIEG
- a CDS encoding ORF6N domain-containing protein, translating into MLDNDLAELYGVETKNFKRAVRRNIFRFPHDFMIKLTIEEQSALRCHFGALERGKHSKYLMYAFTEQGISMLSSVLSSRRAISVNIQIMRTFTKLRAMLSGYKELREKIEEMEKKYDGQFKIVFEALKEMLYEKEKPKAKIGFLRD
- a CDS encoding recombinase family protein, with the protein product MKAAIYTRVSTDNQAEVEFNSCEAQELKIKSFIKSQDDIEIHDAYSDQGYSGASLERPSLQRMLYDIEHGLINSVIAYKIDRLTRSPKDFYHLIEIFDNHNVSFISVTERFDTSTPSGRLLRNIMLTFAQFERELISERTRDKMIERAKKGFWHGGPAPYGYKLENKRLIINPDEARIVRTIFKVFIETKSIGKIYDLLKDKKILYRKEQVFSKSEITWILRKGVIYLGKIKFRDNIYDGLHEPIISQKLFDDTQEFKKYRIKRGKAFNNTLFPGMIECKECGSIMSSVFSNKHKKGKQTRYFYYRCSSTYKRDCSACGTRQISADRLEAFIINNLDMMSKNKQFAEDFIFRLNNEKKDTTAGLELQGVRSPQNGFSAENFMKTLENIVKASALAGKYEKREILKRHIEKVIYSKETIEVKILYSESVEPASGPLREPPAEHKFCGDNKDQAACRHLATPPSRLTSTMVCNKKDSPPAGLEPATT